The following proteins are co-located in the Verrucomicrobiota bacterium genome:
- a CDS encoding ADP-ribosylglycohydrolase family protein yields the protein MTPVDRDKRAGLLFGSFAADALSLGVHWIYDTDELEGKFGYVDQFYAPGKDSYHPNKEAGAQSHVGDQALQLAQFLNNNRSWSGEAFFRDWTTLWADYNHYFDHATKTVLENIQNGLGVYEAASESRELAGPGRIAPLVAFLFEESEEVVVKACVEQTVLTHNSPETLEATTFLASATHRLGKGAPLTDTLKETAPQWAFEKAESVQDQEAIEAIGKLGQSCTTPSALPAVIYLALRHGEDLPKAFSENAMAGGDNCARALALGMLLGAAHGIERIPPQWIENLTSKGTLKSLLK from the coding sequence ATGACACCTGTAGACCGAGATAAACGAGCGGGACTTCTATTTGGTTCTTTCGCGGCAGACGCCCTTTCCCTTGGAGTCCATTGGATTTACGACACCGATGAATTGGAGGGCAAATTCGGATATGTGGATCAGTTTTACGCGCCTGGGAAAGACTCCTATCATCCGAATAAGGAAGCTGGGGCGCAAAGCCACGTAGGTGATCAAGCACTCCAACTCGCTCAGTTCCTGAACAACAATCGCTCTTGGAGCGGAGAGGCTTTTTTCCGCGATTGGACCACTTTGTGGGCGGACTACAACCACTATTTTGACCATGCAACCAAGACGGTTTTGGAAAACATCCAAAACGGCCTGGGTGTCTATGAAGCGGCGAGCGAATCAAGGGAATTGGCCGGGCCTGGCAGGATAGCCCCTCTGGTGGCCTTTCTTTTCGAAGAGTCTGAAGAAGTGGTCGTGAAAGCCTGCGTTGAGCAGACGGTTCTGACCCACAATTCCCCGGAAACTTTGGAAGCTACCACTTTTCTGGCGTCGGCAACCCACCGTCTGGGAAAAGGTGCTCCGCTTACGGATACTTTAAAGGAGACCGCGCCGCAGTGGGCCTTCGAAAAGGCTGAAAGCGTTCAGGATCAAGAGGCCATCGAAGCCATTGGAAAACTCGGTCAATCGTGCACCACTCCTTCTGCCTTACCCGCGGTCATCTACCTCGCCCTTCGCCACGGTGAAGACCTTCCGAAAGCCTTTTCTGAAAACGCAATGGCGGGGGGCGACAATTGTGCCCGTGCCCTTGCACTGGGAATGCTCTTAGGCGCAGCGCACGGGATCGAGAGAATCCCACCGCAGTGGATAGAGAACCTCACCTCAAAAGGAACACTGAAGTCTCTTTTGAAGTGA
- a CDS encoding PD-(D/E)XK nuclease family protein encodes MIERIFTGYERPILHTLLEHLDQFDQHGVVDLSQTVLILPTRNVGRRVREQLAIRAGESNRAALSPLTLTPGSLFSSLAPEEKTFRPASQILAVINVLESLSSEVLQRAFGREEFGGFNESLSFARVFLHSRRTLAEGLFDCASVSRHPSIPDRDRWAALATIEAKYRSLLQNERLLDPDDWAAEMATAPSPCPEWKRIIVAGTPDFPERTAVFLRNLSQTVPVEILILARPEEEAAFDDVGRPLESWFLKKSIEIPEEFLHIATDVVAANERIATQLVRYPDSRSAAVCGVGQAVDGDSLAYTLTSRRVPAYNPAGVPFVSTPQGRFLQILERIAFGEDPEDFASWLRDPFVATWVANEGESLPREEWIQGIDQIRAESLPATIGSFLQILKARGAKPKIIGLTQKIRKIARKVGNIFQLLESEEMRTLLTTIEREDGVTDFAKNLFTIREASQQYTLKSDSALLGQWAIKEALQFSIYPERPAEVIEVLGWLELLWDEHPWLQIPDFYDGSIPGETVNQPFIPEALLRELSLPSRKQRDTRDAYILKTLIRLRKDGGRVDLYVPGRDLTGKTVSPSRFLFYTDEHDLSKRIALVSKGPIPSEAPTPAPSLLFDPSAKAPHSSWLSEIDRIYVTSFASWIRCPFTFYLERVCGMTTVEPDRMEMDPRYFGTAVHEVMRILDETLMDKAEWEDLDKVQTKATELLENWFSRVFGRKTGLLLQLQKEAIHRRISAAVSIRRETRIEGWTPMHIEWNFRPEGLLEIDGIPLSGQIDLVEERGDEIRLIDYKTSDQAESPSKAHLENIERKKRFSPSSLLTINSEPGSGWRNLQLPLYAKVIAEKYPERPIRVAYILLPKAVTESRLEEWKEFSLQLAEEAVEAAEKIVDLWKNAGFWPPSSTFERSDAFDWSGPEGREAWQQGTLLDLSTLATEGK; translated from the coding sequence GTGATCGAACGTATCTTCACCGGTTACGAGCGGCCGATTCTCCACACTCTACTCGAACATCTGGATCAATTTGATCAACACGGGGTCGTAGACCTTTCACAGACTGTTCTTATTCTTCCGACTCGCAACGTTGGTAGGCGGGTGCGAGAACAGCTTGCAATTCGTGCCGGAGAATCAAACCGCGCCGCACTGAGTCCTCTGACCCTGACTCCCGGCTCACTATTTTCGTCCTTAGCTCCGGAAGAAAAGACCTTTCGACCAGCCAGCCAAATCCTCGCTGTAATTAACGTTCTCGAGAGCCTTTCTTCAGAAGTTCTCCAACGGGCATTTGGAAGGGAGGAATTCGGCGGATTCAACGAGTCTCTCTCGTTCGCTCGAGTATTCCTACACTCTCGTCGAACCCTTGCCGAGGGTCTTTTCGACTGTGCGAGCGTGTCCAGACACCCTTCCATTCCCGACAGAGACCGTTGGGCCGCACTCGCGACGATCGAAGCGAAGTATCGAAGCTTACTGCAAAACGAGCGCTTGTTGGATCCTGACGATTGGGCTGCCGAAATGGCAACCGCACCATCTCCCTGTCCCGAGTGGAAGAGAATCATCGTCGCTGGGACGCCTGATTTTCCAGAAAGAACAGCCGTTTTCCTCCGAAACCTATCCCAAACTGTTCCCGTCGAAATACTCATCCTGGCTCGTCCTGAGGAAGAAGCAGCCTTTGATGACGTTGGCCGACCGCTCGAGAGTTGGTTTCTTAAAAAGTCTATCGAAATACCTGAAGAGTTTCTACACATCGCTACGGATGTGGTCGCTGCCAACGAGAGGATCGCAACACAACTGGTCCGGTATCCCGATTCGCGTTCTGCGGCCGTCTGTGGTGTCGGGCAAGCGGTAGACGGTGATTCGCTCGCATATACCCTTACCTCCCGACGCGTTCCTGCATACAATCCAGCTGGGGTTCCCTTTGTATCGACTCCTCAAGGACGATTCCTACAAATCCTTGAAAGGATCGCCTTCGGAGAAGACCCGGAAGACTTCGCTTCCTGGCTCCGCGACCCTTTCGTTGCGACTTGGGTCGCAAACGAGGGAGAAAGTCTGCCCCGTGAAGAATGGATTCAGGGGATCGACCAAATCCGGGCAGAGAGTCTTCCCGCAACGATCGGTAGCTTTCTTCAGATCCTTAAGGCCCGCGGTGCTAAACCCAAGATTATTGGACTCACCCAAAAGATCCGAAAGATTGCGCGGAAGGTTGGAAACATTTTCCAACTCCTGGAGTCGGAGGAAATGAGAACCCTGCTGACGACTATCGAGCGAGAGGACGGTGTCACCGACTTCGCAAAAAACCTCTTCACGATCCGGGAGGCTTCGCAGCAATACACCCTGAAGTCAGATTCCGCCCTGTTGGGTCAGTGGGCGATCAAGGAAGCACTCCAGTTCTCAATCTATCCGGAACGTCCTGCCGAAGTGATTGAAGTGCTCGGATGGCTTGAGCTCCTTTGGGACGAACATCCTTGGCTGCAGATACCAGATTTTTACGATGGGTCGATTCCCGGCGAAACCGTCAACCAACCTTTTATCCCGGAAGCCCTCCTGAGGGAATTGAGTCTACCCTCCCGCAAACAACGCGATACGCGGGATGCCTACATTTTGAAGACGCTGATCCGTCTCCGGAAAGACGGAGGACGAGTAGACCTATACGTTCCGGGGCGGGACTTGACTGGCAAAACAGTTTCTCCATCGCGCTTTCTCTTCTACACGGATGAACACGACCTTTCGAAACGAATCGCTCTCGTATCCAAAGGTCCAATTCCCTCCGAGGCTCCTACCCCGGCCCCTTCTCTCCTTTTCGACCCGTCAGCAAAAGCCCCTCACTCTTCTTGGCTTTCCGAAATAGATCGGATCTACGTGACCAGCTTTGCCTCCTGGATCCGCTGTCCGTTTACCTTTTATCTGGAAAGGGTCTGTGGAATGACCACCGTCGAACCAGATCGAATGGAGATGGATCCACGCTACTTCGGAACTGCAGTGCACGAGGTCATGCGCATTCTTGATGAGACCTTGATGGATAAGGCTGAGTGGGAGGATTTGGACAAGGTCCAAACGAAAGCAACTGAGCTTCTTGAAAATTGGTTCTCTAGAGTCTTTGGGAGAAAGACCGGCCTACTCCTTCAACTCCAAAAGGAGGCGATTCATAGAAGGATCTCCGCAGCAGTTTCGATTCGTAGAGAAACTCGCATAGAAGGATGGACCCCGATGCACATCGAGTGGAATTTTCGCCCCGAAGGCCTTCTCGAGATCGACGGAATCCCGCTCTCCGGTCAGATCGATCTGGTCGAAGAGAGGGGTGATGAAATTCGTCTTATTGACTACAAAACGAGCGATCAGGCTGAATCTCCATCCAAAGCTCATCTAGAGAATATCGAGAGAAAAAAGCGATTCAGCCCTTCCAGCCTACTCACTATCAATAGCGAACCGGGTTCCGGCTGGAGAAATCTGCAGCTTCCACTCTACGCCAAAGTAATCGCTGAAAAGTATCCTGAACGCCCGATCCGAGTCGCCTACATCCTCCTTCCCAAGGCAGTAACAGAGTCAAGACTTGAAGAATGGAAAGAGTTCTCCTTACAGCTTGCCGAAGAAGCCGTGGAAGCCGCCGAGAAGATTGTCGACCTGTGGAAAAACGCGGGCTTTTGGCCTCCATCTTCGACTTTCGAAAGATCGGACGCGTTTGATTGGTCAGGACCTGAAGGTCGCGAGGCGTGGCAGCAAGGAACCCTTCTCGATCTATCGACATTGGCAACGGAGGGGAAATGA
- the dxs gene encoding 1-deoxy-D-xylulose-5-phosphate synthase, which produces MNNDSILARIQGPADVKELEKDQLDELATEIRKRVIEVTAANGGHIGPNLGVVELSIALHRVFDTPTDRFVFDVSHQGYVHKLLTGRNDDQFTKIRKAGGYSGFLNRSESEHDCYGAGHAGTALSAALGMAAARDQAGGDEHVVAICGDAAFTCGITLEALNNITDSTKRLVVILNDNEWSIDKNVGALSRYFNELITTPFYNRINEDLESFLKRVPGGDALIRLGSKWKRETKDFFTSSSIFENFGLRYIGPIDGHNLSELEQYLLFAKNAPEPLVLHVITQKGKGSDVALAQPEKFHGTSPFDPKTGSSKPGSANPPPKYQDVLGNAVVAHCKKDKTVIGITAAMPSGTGLNLLRDSLPQQYYDVGIAEEHAVLFAAGMATSGMHPVCAIYSTFLQRAFDPIVHDICLQNLPVLFCMDRAGLSPNDGATHHGLFDIAYVRSIPRTVIMQPKDEDELTDMIATGLHHQGPAFIRYPRGNAEGVPIKEEPKILEIGKAEVLRRGEEIQIWALGPMVHEADILASRVSEVTGFRVGVVNARFAKPLDRKLLGEQAASAKLFVTLEDHVRSGGFGSAILETLSESGHTLPVERIGWPDRFVDHGNSDSDLREANGLGPNDMLDAVLRRLEKMVPDREDSDDMPENPVKDNLSDEGALQTEPEQEQPLTGS; this is translated from the coding sequence GTGAATAACGACAGCATTTTGGCCAGGATTCAGGGTCCTGCTGATGTAAAGGAATTGGAAAAAGACCAACTCGATGAGCTGGCAACAGAGATCCGAAAACGGGTGATCGAGGTCACGGCTGCCAATGGCGGCCATATCGGACCTAACCTTGGCGTGGTTGAGCTCAGTATCGCGCTCCACCGGGTATTCGACACGCCTACTGATCGCTTTGTTTTTGATGTCTCTCACCAAGGCTATGTCCACAAACTCCTAACCGGCCGAAACGATGATCAATTTACCAAAATCCGGAAAGCGGGCGGCTACAGCGGCTTTCTCAACCGGTCCGAGAGCGAACATGATTGTTACGGAGCGGGCCACGCGGGCACTGCCCTTTCGGCTGCTCTCGGTATGGCCGCTGCCCGCGATCAGGCCGGAGGTGACGAACACGTAGTGGCCATTTGCGGGGACGCCGCGTTCACCTGTGGCATCACCCTGGAAGCCCTCAACAACATCACTGATTCCACGAAACGTTTGGTTGTAATTCTCAACGACAACGAATGGTCGATCGATAAGAACGTTGGTGCACTCTCTCGCTACTTCAATGAGCTGATCACCACGCCTTTCTACAACCGGATCAATGAAGACCTGGAGTCCTTTTTAAAGCGGGTTCCGGGCGGCGATGCTTTGATTCGCCTCGGATCGAAGTGGAAGCGCGAAACCAAGGATTTCTTTACCTCATCCTCTATTTTCGAAAACTTCGGACTCCGCTACATTGGTCCAATCGACGGTCACAACCTGAGCGAGCTGGAGCAGTACCTACTCTTTGCGAAAAATGCGCCTGAACCCCTCGTCTTGCACGTAATTACCCAGAAAGGAAAAGGCAGCGATGTGGCACTCGCCCAACCGGAAAAGTTCCATGGGACTTCGCCATTCGATCCAAAAACCGGCTCTTCCAAACCAGGCTCCGCCAACCCGCCTCCCAAGTACCAGGACGTTTTAGGAAACGCCGTCGTGGCCCACTGTAAGAAGGACAAAACAGTCATCGGAATTACTGCCGCCATGCCAAGTGGAACGGGGTTGAACCTGTTACGAGATTCGCTTCCTCAGCAATATTACGATGTGGGCATTGCTGAAGAGCATGCAGTGCTTTTTGCAGCGGGAATGGCGACTAGCGGAATGCATCCCGTATGCGCAATTTACTCGACCTTTTTGCAGAGAGCCTTCGATCCCATCGTTCACGACATTTGCCTGCAAAATCTACCCGTCCTTTTCTGTATGGACCGCGCTGGTCTCTCTCCTAACGATGGCGCAACTCACCACGGGCTGTTTGACATTGCTTACGTCCGAAGCATTCCCCGAACCGTGATTATGCAGCCTAAGGATGAAGATGAGCTTACCGACATGATAGCGACGGGCTTGCATCACCAAGGCCCCGCCTTCATCCGCTACCCTCGTGGAAACGCAGAGGGCGTTCCGATCAAAGAAGAACCCAAGATCCTTGAGATTGGAAAAGCCGAAGTTCTTCGGAGAGGTGAAGAGATTCAGATCTGGGCTTTGGGCCCAATGGTTCACGAAGCAGACATTCTCGCTTCCCGAGTGTCTGAAGTGACCGGCTTCCGTGTAGGCGTTGTGAATGCGCGGTTTGCCAAACCCCTCGATCGCAAACTTCTCGGTGAGCAAGCCGCTTCCGCAAAGCTCTTTGTGACTCTTGAAGATCACGTCCGATCAGGTGGATTTGGTTCGGCTATTCTAGAAACGCTCTCGGAGTCGGGACACACCTTACCTGTGGAAAGAATCGGTTGGCCGGACCGTTTCGTTGACCACGGAAATTCCGACTCCGATCTTCGGGAGGCGAACGGACTTGGTCCAAACGATATGCTCGATGCTGTGCTTCGCCGGTTAGAGAAAATGGTTCCGGACAGGGAAGACTCAGATGACATGCCCGAAAACCCAGTTAAGGATAATCTCTCCGATGAAGGTGCATTACAGACCGAACCGGAGCAGGAGCAACCGCTGACCGGAAGCTGA
- a CDS encoding antitoxin VapB family protein has protein sequence MATKTITLEIDAYDKLRRAKRGRESFSSVVRRATFTPELSTGESILEDATRLMSSRDGVKNTQEEYWKKVAAFEAESHVPSPSPWDDQK, from the coding sequence ATGGCTACAAAGACAATTACGTTAGAAATTGATGCTTATGACAAGCTGCGCCGAGCTAAGAGAGGCCGTGAGTCGTTTTCCTCTGTGGTGCGGCGAGCTACCTTTACCCCGGAGTTATCAACCGGTGAGTCGATCCTCGAAGATGCGACAAGACTAATGTCTTCGAGAGATGGAGTGAAGAATACTCAAGAGGAATACTGGAAAAAGGTAGCTGCTTTCGAAGCCGAAAGCCATGTTCCGTCACCGAGTCCATGGGATGATCAAAAATGA
- the rnhC gene encoding ribonuclease HIII, translating to MPRKSKKEEDEGPKKKSVYSLKLDDSERDKLREILESGPYFDFTVEYSDFAYKGDGFNVVCYQSGKVVIQGKGTEDFVRDVLEAQVTGDPQLGYDEVHHPEWFEPHAGLDESGKGDLFGPLVVACVIADGSAVRTWMDNGVQDSKSISSDNRILALDKEIRKTTGVTIKTLFAGMPKYNALHGKFGSNTNRLMAWMHATALKEALETQPVEWGMLDQFTKQPLVQRNLKGLNFDLRMMPRAESDPVVAAASIVARAVYVRQMKKLSEEAGLDLLRGASAQVKQQAVELVQKFGAEELERFAKTHFKTASEAVELAGG from the coding sequence ATGCCACGTAAATCAAAGAAGGAAGAGGACGAAGGACCGAAGAAAAAATCCGTCTACTCGCTCAAGCTTGACGACTCGGAGCGCGACAAGCTGAGAGAGATTCTTGAGTCGGGTCCTTACTTTGACTTTACGGTCGAGTATTCCGATTTCGCCTACAAGGGGGATGGTTTTAACGTGGTTTGTTACCAAAGTGGAAAAGTCGTGATTCAAGGTAAAGGAACCGAAGACTTTGTTCGAGATGTTCTGGAGGCTCAGGTAACGGGTGACCCGCAGCTCGGCTACGACGAAGTCCATCACCCGGAATGGTTCGAGCCTCATGCAGGACTTGACGAGAGTGGAAAAGGAGATCTGTTCGGCCCGCTAGTCGTTGCCTGCGTAATTGCTGACGGTTCGGCAGTCCGAACCTGGATGGACAACGGGGTTCAGGACAGCAAAAGCATCTCCTCGGACAACCGGATCCTCGCTCTGGACAAAGAGATTCGCAAAACCACTGGCGTCACGATCAAAACCCTTTTTGCCGGGATGCCCAAATACAATGCCCTGCACGGTAAGTTTGGTTCCAATACGAACCGCCTGATGGCTTGGATGCACGCGACTGCCCTGAAAGAAGCTCTGGAAACCCAGCCAGTCGAATGGGGAATGCTCGACCAGTTTACCAAACAACCGCTGGTTCAACGTAATCTGAAAGGGCTGAATTTTGATCTCCGTATGATGCCCCGCGCCGAATCCGATCCAGTGGTCGCCGCAGCCTCAATCGTCGCAAGAGCCGTCTACGTCCGGCAGATGAAGAAACTCTCTGAGGAAGCCGGCTTGGACCTCCTTCGGGGCGCGAGTGCTCAGGTAAAGCAACAGGCCGTGGAGCTTGTGCAAAAGTTTGGAGCCGAGGAGCTCGAACGTTTTGCCAAAACCCACTTTAAGACCGCTTCGGAGGCGGTGGAATTGGCGGGAGGTTGA
- a CDS encoding class I SAM-dependent RNA methyltransferase: MTADAPRNFSPDPFPYHHQVELRVDRLTNLGAGVGRVNDWVVMVPYALPGELVRTRIYRNRPNFSEGDLIEVLEPSPDRVEPRCDLFGTCGGCQYQQLAYPAQLEWKQEQVREVFERIGGITETINLPKRSPKEFGYRSKITPHFQRWQDGGRFPIGFLKFGQRGRIVDVPHCPIATDAINEKLPEVRRISLTTPPKGKKRKGATLLLRDVMEGVETDAKALVTERVGNIVFQFKAGEFFQNNPFILPDFANYVGDQASKGSRYLIDAYCGSGLFSLTAASRFDRVVGIEVSAAAVTLADSNAALNRIKNAEFRAGEAEAIFTEVTDLPADETSVIIDPPRRGCDEQFLHQLIAYLPRRIVYVSCDPATQARDLRILTESAYRIEEIQPFDLFPQTRHIENVVTLSR; this comes from the coding sequence ATGACCGCAGACGCACCCCGCAACTTTTCTCCCGATCCGTTCCCGTATCACCACCAGGTTGAGCTACGGGTAGATCGTCTGACCAACCTCGGTGCCGGAGTTGGGCGGGTGAATGATTGGGTGGTGATGGTTCCCTACGCTCTTCCGGGCGAGTTGGTGCGGACACGCATCTACCGCAATCGTCCGAACTTTTCTGAGGGTGACTTGATTGAAGTTCTTGAACCCTCCCCTGATCGAGTAGAACCAAGGTGTGATCTGTTTGGCACCTGTGGAGGTTGCCAGTATCAACAGTTGGCTTATCCGGCCCAGCTGGAATGGAAACAGGAACAGGTCAGAGAGGTTTTCGAAAGAATTGGAGGAATCACCGAAACCATTAATCTGCCAAAGCGTTCGCCCAAAGAGTTTGGATATCGCTCAAAGATCACACCGCATTTCCAGAGGTGGCAGGATGGAGGTCGGTTCCCTATCGGCTTCCTCAAATTTGGTCAGAGGGGCCGCATTGTCGATGTCCCTCATTGCCCAATTGCTACAGATGCGATCAACGAAAAGCTTCCGGAGGTCAGGCGGATTTCCCTAACCACTCCTCCTAAAGGAAAGAAGCGTAAAGGTGCTACGCTTCTTCTCAGAGATGTGATGGAAGGCGTGGAAACCGATGCGAAGGCACTGGTGACCGAGCGCGTGGGAAACATCGTTTTCCAGTTTAAAGCGGGCGAGTTCTTCCAAAACAATCCCTTCATTCTCCCTGACTTTGCTAATTACGTAGGTGACCAGGCCTCCAAAGGGTCACGCTATTTGATCGATGCCTATTGTGGGTCCGGCCTATTCTCCCTTACTGCCGCTTCCCGTTTCGACCGGGTTGTGGGAATCGAAGTCTCCGCGGCCGCGGTAACCCTTGCGGACTCAAACGCCGCCCTCAACCGGATCAAGAATGCAGAATTTCGCGCGGGTGAAGCCGAGGCAATTTTTACGGAAGTAACAGATCTACCCGCAGACGAAACGAGCGTAATCATTGATCCCCCTCGTCGAGGTTGTGACGAGCAGTTCCTTCATCAGCTCATTGCCTATTTGCCCCGTAGAATCGTCTACGTATCCTGCGATCCAGCAACCCAAGCGCGCGATCTCAGAATCCTCACTGAATCCGCCTATCGAATCGAGGAGATCCAGCCCTTCGACCTGTTCCCCCAAACGCGGCATATTGAAAACGTGGTCACTCTGTCGAGGTGA
- the xseB gene encoding exodeoxyribonuclease VII small subunit, translating to MSKKNEEEISYEEAFGKLQEIVSRLEEDEPDLDHLVRDYEEGMALLKTCHERLNEAALRIEKVADDEKMSLEPFERTSSPTEAS from the coding sequence ATGAGCAAAAAAAACGAAGAGGAAATTTCCTATGAGGAAGCCTTCGGGAAGCTTCAGGAAATCGTCTCCCGGCTGGAGGAAGATGAGCCCGACCTCGACCATTTGGTGCGCGATTATGAGGAGGGTATGGCACTGCTCAAAACTTGTCACGAACGCCTGAATGAGGCGGCTCTCCGTATCGAGAAAGTTGCCGATGACGAAAAAATGTCACTTGAGCCATTTGAAAGAACCTCCTCCCCAACAGAGGCCAGTTAA
- a CDS encoding type II toxin-antitoxin system VapC family toxin, translated as MILDTCFLIDLHKEIRRRKPGISQSFLEEHRQTPFAISEITAIEFLEGFEDPKDGERFLSPFRRVSIDSVVTDQAATIRRSLRLSGSMIGDFDILIAASAMALALPIVTKDEDHFSRIPGLKIILY; from the coding sequence ATGATCTTAGATACCTGTTTTTTGATCGACCTGCACAAGGAAATTCGACGTCGCAAACCAGGAATCAGCCAAAGCTTCCTCGAAGAGCATCGACAGACCCCTTTTGCCATATCGGAAATCACCGCTATCGAGTTCCTCGAGGGTTTCGAGGATCCAAAAGACGGAGAGCGCTTCCTGAGTCCCTTCAGGAGGGTTAGTATCGATTCAGTCGTCACCGATCAGGCAGCAACGATCAGACGCTCACTCCGTCTGTCCGGGTCGATGATTGGTGACTTCGACATATTGATCGCTGCTTCAGCCATGGCACTCGCACTTCCAATCGTCACGAAAGACGAAGATCACTTTTCTAGAATCCCTGGCCTCAAGATCATCCTGTATTGA
- a CDS encoding NAD(P)-dependent oxidoreductase translates to MKDTKVSVLGLGIIGSVWTKHYDDAGVLAASWNRSPKPESPLWEKDPADAAAKGDVIHLCVFDPPSVRETLERINPTLGPEKTVVQSTTIDPESAEKFASMVSETGASYVEAPFTGSKPAAEAKKTVFFLGGGPTVVSRVDPTLALLSRKCFVFESPRQAATIKLAMNHQISAITEALCEGISWARSAGLSDDQFFDVLRENVAWSGVAGLKEDKIKNMDFSPQFSLRNMQKDLRLAEECSPFHLPSLSLVKERLTEALEAGMGDDDFVSLLRLLP, encoded by the coding sequence ATGAAGGATACCAAAGTTTCCGTTCTCGGTCTGGGAATCATCGGCTCTGTCTGGACCAAGCACTACGACGATGCAGGCGTTCTTGCTGCCTCGTGGAACCGCAGCCCCAAACCCGAGAGTCCACTCTGGGAAAAGGATCCTGCAGATGCGGCTGCAAAGGGCGACGTCATCCATCTTTGCGTTTTTGATCCTCCTTCAGTTAGGGAAACTTTGGAACGAATCAACCCCACGCTAGGGCCTGAGAAAACCGTCGTCCAATCGACTACCATTGATCCCGAAAGTGCCGAGAAATTTGCTTCGATGGTGAGCGAAACAGGTGCCTCTTACGTGGAAGCGCCGTTTACGGGTAGCAAACCTGCAGCGGAGGCCAAGAAGACCGTCTTTTTTCTTGGAGGCGGTCCCACCGTTGTATCAAGAGTCGATCCGACCCTCGCCCTACTTTCCCGTAAATGCTTTGTCTTCGAAAGTCCGCGGCAGGCGGCAACCATTAAACTCGCAATGAATCACCAAATCTCGGCGATCACCGAGGCTCTCTGCGAAGGCATTTCCTGGGCACGCAGTGCCGGGCTATCGGACGACCAATTCTTTGACGTTCTCCGCGAGAATGTGGCGTGGTCGGGAGTTGCAGGCCTGAAAGAGGACAAGATCAAGAACATGGATTTCAGCCCACAGTTCTCGCTTCGAAATATGCAGAAAGACCTTCGTCTTGCTGAAGAATGCTCCCCTTTTCACCTTCCCTCCCTCTCTCTTGTCAAGGAACGGCTTACCGAAGCATTAGAGGCCGGAATGGGAGATGACGACTTTGTTTCCCTTCTTCGTCTTCTTCCGTGA